One genomic segment of Sminthopsis crassicaudata isolate SCR6 chromosome 2, ASM4859323v1, whole genome shotgun sequence includes these proteins:
- the LOC141553787 gene encoding olfactory receptor 13A1-like, producing the protein MALQNQSFVAEFILQSFSDNPWIQILIFSLFLGLFIVAFTGNSLIIIVITLNPGLHTPMYFFLINLALLDILSTSTVVPKLLQNLMTKNTISYGGCIAQIYFLTWCLGAELLLFTAMAYDRYVAICQPLHYSTIMNKTTCCLLASAVWAFSGINITIHIVMTARLSFCGPNVIDHFFCEIPPLLPLSCSSTYSNNVMVVVADMFFAVINFLLILPSYGLIISSILKIRTKEGKKRAFSTCSSHLIVATMYYCTIIYIYILPGLGQSLQEGKVASVLYSIVTPALNPLIYSLRNKDVKIALGKLCPCLIK; encoded by the coding sequence ATGGCTTTACAAAATCAGTCATTTGTGGCTGAGTTCATCTTacaaagtttctctgataatccttggattcaaatcttaatCTTCAGTCTCTTCTTAGGACTTTTTATAGTGGCATTCACAGGTAACTCACTCATTATTATTGTGATTACTCTAAATCCAGGTCTCCATACtcccatgtattttttccttataaatttggCCTTGTTGGATATTCTTTCCACCTCCACTGTGGTGCCTAAATTGCTACAGAACCTCATGACTAAGAACACCATCTCCTATGGTGGCTGCATAGCTCAGATATATTTCCTAACTTGGTGTCTGGGGGCTGAACTCTTGCTTTTCACAGCCATGGCGTATGATAGGTATGTAGCCATCTGCCAGCCCCTCCATTATAGCACTATTATGAACAAGACAACGTGCTGTCTCTTAGCATCTGCAGTGTGGGCTTTCAGTGGGATCAATATAACAATACATATTGTTATGACTGCTCGCTTGTCTTTCTGTGGACCCAATGTCATTGATCATTTCTTTTGTGAGATTCCTCCACTATTACCTCTCTCCTGTTCCTCAACCTATAGCAACAATGTAATGGTAGTGGTGGCAGATATGTTCTTTGCTGTTATCAATTTTCTGCTTATCCTACCGTCCTATGGCTTAATCATCTCCAGCATCTTGAAGATCCGGaccaaagaagggaagaagagagcatTTTCCACTTGTTCCTCCCATCTTATTGTGGCCACCATGTATTATTGTACcataatttatatctatattcttCCCGGTTTAGGTCAGTCTCTGCAAGAGGGCAAAGTAGCTTCAGTGCTTTATAGCATAGTAACCCCAGCTTTGAATCCTCTCATCTATTCTCTGAGAAACAAGGATGTGAAAATAGCACTTGGAAAATTATGTCCATGCCTTATTAAATAG